The Catenuloplanes niger genome includes a window with the following:
- a CDS encoding siderophore-interacting protein, producing the protein MSHQERRRRLEVLRVETLSPTMRRIVLGGPELEAEFPWLPLASADHVRVVVPDEATGELTLPAPGRRDATAIRDYTPRRFDPVARELTIDFVLHAHGPAGRWAATAAPGSALGVIGPRVGQVFPADCDDYLLIADETGLPAAERFLEELPAEAIIRVLVLVDGPRRELGGGRAADVRWLGAVPEAVVLEAVAAVPIGPGSFVWGAGEAAVMRTLRTHLRHDRGLPAERVAVRGYWREGAVGGSGD; encoded by the coding sequence GTGTCCCACCAGGAACGACGGCGGCGGCTCGAGGTGCTCCGGGTGGAGACGCTGAGCCCCACCATGCGCCGGATCGTGCTCGGCGGGCCGGAGCTGGAGGCCGAGTTCCCGTGGCTGCCGCTGGCCTCGGCCGACCACGTCCGGGTGGTCGTGCCGGACGAGGCGACCGGCGAGCTGACGCTGCCCGCCCCCGGCCGCCGGGACGCGACCGCGATCCGCGACTACACGCCGCGCCGTTTCGACCCGGTGGCTCGCGAGCTGACCATCGACTTCGTGCTGCACGCGCACGGCCCGGCCGGCCGCTGGGCCGCGACCGCCGCGCCCGGCTCCGCGCTCGGCGTGATCGGCCCGCGCGTCGGCCAGGTCTTCCCGGCCGACTGCGACGACTACCTGCTGATCGCGGACGAGACCGGCCTGCCGGCCGCCGAACGCTTCCTGGAGGAGCTGCCGGCGGAGGCGATCATCCGGGTGCTGGTGCTGGTCGACGGCCCGCGGCGCGAGCTGGGCGGCGGCCGGGCGGCGGACGTCCGCTGGCTCGGCGCGGTCCCGGAGGCCGTCGTGCTCGAGGCCGTGGCCGCGGTGCCGATCGGGCCGGGCTCGTTCGTGTGGGGCGCCGGCGAGGCCGCCGTGATGCGCACGCTCCGCACCCACCTGCGGCACGACCGTGGTCTACCCGCCGAGCGGGTGGCGGTCCGCGGTTACTGGCGCGAGGGTGCGGTCGGCGGCTCCGGCGACTGA
- a CDS encoding GNAT family N-acetyltransferase yields MGIELRPAVPADVEAIARLWHRGWHDGHVGSVPEALVAVRTPESFPPRVTDRLAHITVAVDGDEPAGFIMVAGDEVEQVYVAAAHRGTGVAGMLLAEAERQVAAAGHDTARLAVAPGNARARRFYERQGWRDGGGFDFRAEVGDTILLVPVRRYLKHAPAHRPDRHAGRMSG; encoded by the coding sequence ATGGGCATCGAACTGCGTCCCGCCGTGCCCGCCGACGTCGAGGCGATCGCGCGGCTCTGGCACCGCGGATGGCACGACGGGCACGTGGGAAGCGTGCCGGAGGCGCTCGTCGCGGTGCGCACGCCGGAGTCGTTCCCGCCGCGCGTGACCGACCGGCTGGCGCACATCACGGTCGCGGTCGACGGCGACGAGCCGGCCGGGTTCATCATGGTGGCCGGCGACGAGGTCGAGCAGGTCTACGTGGCGGCCGCGCACCGGGGCACCGGCGTCGCCGGCATGCTGCTGGCCGAGGCGGAACGGCAGGTCGCGGCGGCCGGCCACGACACCGCCCGGCTGGCGGTCGCGCCCGGCAACGCGCGGGCCCGGCGGTTCTACGAGCGACAGGGCTGGCGCGACGGCGGTGGGTTCGACTTCCGGGCCGAGGTCGGCGACACGATCCTGCTGGTGCCGGTCCGCCGCTACCTGAAGCACGCCCCTGCGCACCGGCCCGATCGGCACGCCGGGAGAATGTCCGGGTGA